A genome region from Coffea arabica cultivar ET-39 chromosome 7e, Coffea Arabica ET-39 HiFi, whole genome shotgun sequence includes the following:
- the LOC113701812 gene encoding 1-deoxy-D-xylulose-5-phosphate synthase 2, chloroplastic, whose amino-acid sequence MAISGAAIGLNKHMSPCLAAPRLHPCGRKQFFLKASASSGTSDGTEDGKMTIKKGKDGWKIDFSGEKPATPVLDTINYPAHMKNLSIHDLEQLAAELRAEIVHTVAKIGGHLSASLGVVELTVALHHVFNTPEDRIIWDVGHQAYPHKILTGRRSKMHTIRQTSGLAGFPKRDESVYDAFGAGHSSTSISAGLGMAVGRDLLGKNNNVISVIGDGAMTAGQAYEALNNAGFLDSNLIVILNDNKQVSLPTATLDGPATPVGALSSCLSKLQASPKFRQLREAAKSITKQIGPQAHEVAAKMDEYARGMVNAPGSTLFEELGLYYIGPVDGHNVEDLVTIFQKVKRMPAPGPVLIHLVTEKGKGYPPAEAAADKMHGVVKFDPETGKQFKSKSPTLTYTQYFAESLIKEAEFDKKIVAIHAAMGGGTGLNYFQKIFPDRCFDVGIAEQHAVTFAAGLATEGLKPFCAIYSSFLQRGYDQVVHDVDLQKLPVRFAMDRAGLVGADGPTHCGAFDVAYMACLPNMVVMAPSDEAELMHMVATAAAIDDRPSCLRFPRGNGVGAILPPNNKGTPIELGKGRILKEGDRVAILGYGSIVQECLGAAEILKSHNILPTVADARFCKPLDGDLIKRLAKEHEILVTVEEGSIGGFGSHVAHFLSLTGILDGPIKLRSMVLPDRYIDHGSPKDQLEEAGLSAKHICGTVLSLLGRPQEALQLQ is encoded by the exons ATGGCGATTTCAGGTGCTGCCATTGGACTGAACAAACATATGTCGCCATGTTTGGCTGCTCCAAGACTTCATCCCTGTGGAAGAAAACAG TTCTTCTTGAAAGCATCTGCAAGTAGTGGTACATCAGATGGTACTGAGGATGGGAAGATGACGATAAAGAAGGGCAAAGATGGTTGGAAGATTGATTTCTCTGGAGAAAAGCCCGCTACTCCAGTGCTGGACACAATCAACTATCCAGCCCACATGAAAAACCTCTCGATACAT GATCTTGAACAATTAGCTGCAGAACTTAGAGCAGAGATTGTGCATACTGTAGCCAAGATAGGAGGACATCTGAGTGCAAGCTTAGGAGTTGTAGAGTTAACTGTGGCCCTGCATCATGTTTTCAATACTCCTGAGGACAGAATCATATGGGATGTAGGCCATCAG GCGTACCCCCATAAGATTCTGACAGGAAGAAGGTCTAAAATGCATACCATTCGGCAAACTTCTGGACTTGCAGGCTTTCCGAAAAGAGATGAGAGTGTCTATGATGCTTTTGGGGCAGGGCATAGTTCAACAAGCATTTCTGCTGGTCTAG GTATGGCGGTAGGAAGAGATCTTCTAGGAAAGAACAACAATGTCATATCCGTCATTGGAGATGGTGCTATGACGGCAGGACAAGCATATGAGGCGTTGAATAATGCAGGATTTCTTGATTCTAACCTGATTGTGATATTGAACGATAATAAGCAAGTTTCTCTACCCACTGCTACACTTGATGGTCCTGCAACACCTGTTGGAGCACTTAGCAGTTGTTTAAGCAAGCTCCAAGCCAGCCCCAAATTCAGACAACTACGAGAAGCAGCAAAA agtataacaaaacaaattgGACCACAAGCACATGAAGTTGCTGCTAAAATGGATGAATATGCTAGAGGTATGGTAAATGCTCCTGGATCAACCCTCTTCGAGGAGCTTGGATTGTACTATATTGGACCAGTGGATGGGCATAACGTTGAAGATTTAGTCACCATTTTCCAAAAAGTGAAACGTATGCCAGCACCTGGGCCAGTTTTAATCCATCTTGTgacggaaaaaggaaaaggctaTCCCCCAGCAGAGGCAGCAGCAGATAAAATGCATG GCGTAGTGAAGTTTGATCCAGAAACAGGGAAGCAGTTTAAGTCAAAATCCCCTACTCTTACATATACACAGTACTTCGCTGAATCCCTGATAAAGGAAGCTGAATTCGACAAGAAGATTGTAGCTATCCATGCGGCAATGGGTGGTGGAACTGGTCTTAACTATTTCCAGAAGATATTTCCGGATCGCTGTTTTGATGTTGGCATTGCTGAGCAGCATGCTGTTACATTTGCAGCTGGTTTAGCCACTGAAGGCCTCAAGCCATTCTGTGCTATTTATTCGTCATTCCTGCAAAGAGGATATGACCAG GTTGTGCATGATGTAGATCTTCAGAAGTTGCCGGTGAGATTTGCAATGGATCGAGCAGGCCTTGTTGGTGCAGATGGACCTACACACTGTGGTGCATTTGATGTTGCATACATGGCTTGCTTGCCTAACATGGTGGTCATGGCTCCTTCTGATGAAGCAGAGCTAATGCATATGGTTGCAACAGCAGCAGCAATAGATGATAGACCATCCTGCTTGAGGTTTCCAAGGGGCAACGGAGTTGGTGCAATTCTTCCTCCCAACAATAAAGGAACTCCCATTGAG CTTGGGAAGGGAAGGATTCTAAAAGAAGGCGACAGAGTGGCAATTTTAGGATACGGTTCTATAGTCCAAGAATGTCTGGGAGCAGCAGAAATTCTGAAATCCCATAACATATTACCAACAGTGGCTGATGCTAGATTCTGTAAACCATTGGATGGTGATCTTATAAAAAGGTTGGCAAAAGAGCATGAAATCTTGGTCACTGTAGAGGAGGGTTCAATCGGAGGTTTTGGATCCCATGTAGCTCATTTCCTAAGCTTAACTGGTATATTGGATGGACCCATCAAG TTGAGGTCGATGGTGCTTCCTGACAGATACATTGACCATGGATCACCAAaggatcaacttgaagaagctggTCTTTCTGCAAAGCATATTTGTGGCACAGTTTTATCACTACTAGGGAGGCCTCAAGAAGCTCTACAACTCCAATGA
- the LOC113701997 gene encoding KH domain-containing protein HEN4-like, producing MAEPQPSRPTAPETNNHHQHQRQRHQNYNRSGTIRGGDGKVTLEPGSVVFRMLCHVNTAGGVIGNSGSLVKQLENQTGCKIRFEESLPKCHERVINITGEAAIDKKITLKFEELGSEEELDYEVEVSAAQEGLMRVFERVLEVEGNGNGVVGCRLLAANGQIGGVMGRGGSIVDGIRRNSGARIRVLKREQIPACATPEEELIQIMGDVMAVKKALVAVSHCLQACITGERSNSSPQGALQDAHSDIPPKDNHTPPSFPGSDNNSVGLSLSEDIDKIMNLHEENAERRVVFRLLCSHGSAGGIIGKGAIIVKALEKETGASIKFSSPVAGSRERVVTISSFESQNPLYSSAQLAIARVFARSVEVGVDQGFIAGWGEGETVTAKILVAPDQMNCLIDSEGRIASDISAASGVEIQLLGTNCVPNSGAENDEVVQIAGEYENVERALFQITGRLRDHFFFSTTPEEAGPRNSSNPYSADEFNRPGFRRKVGGPHKPSLQGKQFKDMRKTRTLGDSEWGLSGGAPGQQSLDAEAVTYKTIEVLVPEKDFGSVYGENGSNLARLKEISGATILLEGPSPGQCDGKVIISGTPERIQIAQSLLQAFMLA from the exons ATGGCGGAACCTCAACCTAGCAGACCCACAGCTCCAGAAACCAACAACCACCACCAGCACCAGCGGCAGCGCCACCAGAACTACAATCGCAGCGGCACCATTCGCGGCGGAGATGGAAAGGTTACGCTGGAGCCGGGCTCAGTAGTATTCCGCATGCTCTGCCACGTGAATACAGCTGGAGGGGTTATAGGAAACTCCGGCAGCCTCGTCAAACAGCTCGAAAACCAGACGGGTTGCAAAATCCGGTTCGAGGAGTCGCTGCCCAAGTGCCACGAGCGCGTGATTAACATTACTGGGGAGGCAGCTATTGATAAGAAAATCACGCTGAAATTTGAAGAATTGGGGTCCGAAGAGGAGTTGGATTATGAGGTTGAGGTTTCTGCAGCGCAGGAAGGTTTAATGAGGGTTTTCGAGAGGGTTTTGGAAGTTGAAGGGAATGGAAATGGGGTGGTTGGGTGCAGATTGCTGGCTGCTAATGGCCAAATTGGAGGGGTTATGGGCAGAGGAGGCAGTATTGTTGATGGGATTCGGAGGAATTCCGGGGCCAGGATTCGGGTCTTGAAGAGGGAGCAGATTCCAGCTTGTGCCACACCTGAGGAGGAGTTGATTCAG ATAATGGGTGATGTTATGGCAGTAAAGAAAGCACTAGTTGCTGTTTCCCATTGTCTTCAAGCTTGCATAACTGGGGAAAGATCAAATTCATCTCCTCAAGGGGCATTACAAGATGCACATTCAGATATTCCTCCAAAAGATAATCATACTCCTCCATCTTTTCCTGGAAGTGATAATAATTCAGTTGGCCTTTCCTTGTCTGAGGACATTGACAAAATTATGAACCTTCATGAAGAAAATGCTGAAAGACGAGTGGTGTTTAGATTGCTTTGCTCTCATGGTTCTGCTGGGGGTATCATTGGGAAAGGTGCAATTATTGTGAAAGCATTGGAGAAAGAAACTGGTGCTTCCATCAAATTTTCATCTCCAGTAGCTGGATCAAGGGAGCGAGTTGTCACCATTTCTTCGTTTGAG AGCCAAAATCCTTTGTACTCATCTGCCCAACTTGCCATCGCTCGGGTTTTTGCTAGATCAGTGGAGGTTGGTGTTGACCAGGGTTTCATAGCTGGTTGGGGTGAGGGCGAAACTGTAACTGCCAAAATTCTAGTTGCTCCAGATCAAATGAATTGCCTGATTGACAGTGAAGGAAGAATTGCTTCAGATATAAGTGCCGCATCCGGTGTTGAAATACAGCTATTGGGTACAAACTGTGTTCCAAATAGCGGTGCAGAAAACGATGAAGTAGTCCAG ATTGCTGGTGAGTATGAAAATGTGGAGAGAGCCCTCTTTCAAATTACTGGTAGACTGAGGGACCACTTCTTTTTTAGTACTACACCTGAAGAAGCAGGCCCAAGAAATTCTTCAAACCCTTATTCTGCTGATGAATTTAATCGCCCTGGGTTTAGGCGTAAAGTTGGTGGTCCTCATAAACCTAGCTTGCAAGGCAAGCAG TTTAAGGACATGAGAAAAACAAGAACTCTGGGGGATAGTGAATGGGGTTTGTCTGGAGGGGCACCTGGACAGCAAAG TTTGGATGCGGAAGCTGTTACTTATAAGACTATTGAAGTTTTAGTTCCAGAAAAAGATTTTGGATCGGTCTATGGTGAGAATGGCAGCAATCTGGCTCGCCTCAAAGAG ATATCAGGTGCAACCATTTTACTGGAAGGTCCTTCTCCTGGACAATGTGATGGAAAGGTGATTATATCTGGCACACCTGAGCGAATTCAGATAGCACAAAGTTTACTTCAAGCATTTATGCTAGCTTGA